One Brassica napus cultivar Da-Ae chromosome A1, Da-Ae, whole genome shotgun sequence genomic region harbors:
- the LOC106361239 gene encoding uncharacterized protein LOC106361239 isoform X3 yields the protein MADSVPLKLALPELKYPIGSQPKEKSAINQYSGSDYISIVKSILKPDEMIRVRGSFLGPVMKLSERGLKLSAKIVYAILTRSIVSVKENEGWFHFGAQPMRFSIREFHMMTGLKCSGALEGPRRETERFNWELLKGRSHKLSDVVDQLRNTREDASEERICLAMLILVESILLRKSKGGSFPLEYAKNAQDMTYPWGKEAYIVLLKSIQNAVANHLENKSKFELQGYPLVFLLWILESIPLLRNKFSKCVPTVEVPGPTYLCEKYTEIENPSLDRVLQVEADTKLKVHCILPSIPHDPEDDISMEDKYSDELETVKDVTKKGYKITADDWENRCVDTFDTLDALIQMMANKETGQASTPIDEDSVNEKVNRIITVMEENLKSMKDRMSLLEEENIHLRARVSELEGNSNVFPTNVTQKRSSGTPLSPMSHTQPSSETPLSPMSQQPNLTHEETMIESAASPKSQQNEDYTQSSSETPLSPMSQQPNLTNEDTMNESDDETHALDTQVFSPNLTKEKETETSTGERPSNPNQDGKPDDEIVIESPAAQTQVLQKETLEMNETPSSPISPKSIETQVFTPIQKQQTVTEETYEATQPLTEIISANNKKEDTHAVHYRPSSPLSSLIALVIEENKNALSETETATQYFSTSEGEHSQSSRKNQAEEYLKDTTGPTTELVSTDVSKTQPLTPQTQHLQTSEGDQSDETPSEQNQAEENLKDTTEPTTELVSTYVSKMPPITQQTEHLQTSSIDFSEKNEVEVSRLLAHFQIGAEVEILSTDDEIWYPGKVVDLKLCEGLEELTVEYTTLFTDQHRLQKLQDTITADKIRPATPTSDQKSFEMMDKVEAFYNNGWSSGQISMVLGDNTYSVCLYTSMETILFKHSDLRIHREWKDGVWKMADKVKPDKKRKAAASSQNSGMDNVFLRRSERVPKRSRDTKTPFKSDRNPALTVIPEIIPAVDPFSTPAEHKLSRLQNWMTLKPGMHETSLSINDNKIRKSFFQSMENAKKDLKKEHIDGAFAMLNCRRNENAAWFHNYKIPKACFLPMEFLHCLLSDDLAYKKEKVKGKKIFNDLFKDTVRGKVYPEKTWGEDVDVVYGITLGKKSNVWIGMEIHLKKKRITVYDCFQKESNSIDIPQVKKLAVLISNLLVESSGDEVDKVKMIPFEIEQAQGLPKTKHPFNCGIFLVKILECQSLKIGDMTKINDDNALELRRTLSCEIFNQFVDESFGK from the exons atggCAGATTCAGTACCTCTAAAACTAGCACTGCCAGAGCTGAAGTATCCTATTGGTTCACAGCCAAAAGAAAAGTCAGCAATCAACCAATACTCTGGTTCAGATTATATCTCTATTGTCAAAAGCATCCTAAAACCAGATGAGATGATAAGAGTCCGAGGATCATTTCTGGGACCTGTAATGAAGCTCAGTGAGAGAGGATTGAAGTTATCAGCAAAGATAGTCTACGCCATTCTCACTAGAAGCATCGTTTCTGTCAAGGAGAATGAAGGCTGGTTCCATTTCGGTGCGCAGCCAATGAGGTTCTCTATAAGAGAATTTCATATGATGACAGGCTTGAAATGTAGTGGTGCATTAGAAGGACCACGAAGGGAAACCGAGAGATTTAATTGGGAATTGCTAAAGGGGCGTAGTCATAAGTTAAGTGACGTGGTGGACCAGCtcagaaacacaagagaagatgcTTCTGAGGAGAGAATATGCCTCGCAATGCTCATCCTGGTAGAGAGCATATTATTGCGGAAGAGCAAAGGAGGGAGTTTTCCTTTGGAATATGCGAAAAATGCACAGGATATGACATATCCATGGGGAAAAGAGGCTTACATTGTGCTCCTGAAGTCAATTCAAAACGCTGTCGCGAATCATTTGGAGAATAAATCCAAATTTGagttgcaaggttatcctctagTATTCCTTCTTTGGATACTAGAGTCGATTCCTTTGCTAAGGAATAAGTTCAGTAAGTGTGTACCAACAGTTGAGGTTCCTGGGCCGACTTACTTGTGTGAAAAATACACTGAGATAGAGAATCCATCACTTGATAGGGTTTTACAGGTTGAAGCTGATACAAAG CTGAAGGTCCATTGCATACTACCTTCTATTCCTCATGATCCAGAAGATGATATCTCCATGGAAGACAAATATAGTGACGAGTTGGaaacagtgaaagatgtaaCAAAGAAAGGGTACAAGATTACAGCCGATGACTGGGAAAATAGGTGTGTAGACACATTTGACACATTGGATGCTCTTATTCAAATGATGGCAAATAAGGAGACTGGCCAAGCTTCTACTCCGATTGATGAGGATTCAGtaaatgaaaaagtgaacaggatCATCACGGTAATGGAGGAGAATCTGAAGAGCATGAAGGATCGAATGTCATTActggaagaagaaaacatacaTCTTAGAGCTCGTGTGTCAGAGTTGGAAGGAAACAGCAATGTTTTTCCCACTAACGTGACACAAAAG CGATCCAGTGGgacacctttatctccaatgtctcacacgcaaccatcgagtgagacacctttatctccaatgtctcaacagcctaatttgacacatgag GAGACAATGATTGAATCAGCTGCATCTCCAAAGTCTCAACAAAATGAG GATTACACGCAATCATCGAGTGAGacgcctttatctccaatgtctcaacagcctaatttgacaaatgag GACACAATGAATGAATCAGATGATGAAACTCATGCCCTTGATACTCAAGTATTCTCTCCTAATCTGACaaaagag AAAGAAACAGAAACGTCTACCGGTGAGAGGCCATCCAATCCTAATCAAGATGGAAAACCAGATGATGAG ATTGTGATTGAGTCACCTGCTGCTCAGACTCAAGTTTTGCAAAAAGAAACACTGGAAATGAATGagacaccttcttctccaatatCTCCAAAGAGTATTGAGACTCAAGTTTTTACTCCAATTCAGAAACAGCAg aCGGTAACAGAGGAAACGTATGAGGCTACACAGCCATTGACTGAGATCATTTCAGCAAACAATAAAAAG GAGGATACACATGCTGTGCATTACAGACCCTCCTCTCCATTGTCTTCACTAATTGCACTAGTtattgaagaaaataagaatgctttg AGTGAGACAGAAACTGCGACCCAATATTTTTCTACAAGTGAAGGAGAGCATTCACAATCAAGCAGAAAGAATCAAGCGGAAGAATATCTCAAGGATACTACAGGACCTACTACTGAGCTAGTTTCCACAGATGTTTCGAAGACACAGCCTCTTACTCCGCAAACACAGCACCTTCAGACAAGTGAGGGAGATCAATCCGATGAGACACCATCAGAGCAGAATCAAGCAGAAGAAAATCTCAAGGATACTACAGAACCTACTACTGAGCTAGTTTCCACATATGTTTCGAAGATGCCGCCTATTACTCAGCAAACAGAGCATCTTCAGACAAGTTCTAtagatttttcagaaaaaaacgaG GTTGAAGTAAGCAGGCTTCTAGCTCACTTTCAAATAGGCGCAGAGGTTGAAATTTTGTCTACTGATGACGAAATATGGTATCCAGGAAAGGTTGTTGATCTTAAACTGTGTGAAGGACTAGAGGAGCTGACAGTTGAGTACACGACACTCTTCACAGACCAACATAGACTTCAGAAACTTCAGGATACTATCACGGCTGACAAAATACGTCCTGCAACACCAACTAGTGACCAAAAATCCTTTGAGATGATGGATAAGGTAGAAGCCTTCTACAACAATGGCTGGAGCAGCGGACAAATTAGCATGGTACTTGGTGATAACACATACTCGGTGTGTCTCTATACTTCTATGGAAACTATTCTATTCAAACATTCAGATTTGCGAATTCATAGAGAATGGAAAGATGGAGTCTGGAAGATGGCAGATAAG GTGAAGCCTGATAAGAAAAGGAAAGCTGCTGCCTCATCACAAAATTCAGGAATGgataatgttttcctaagaagGAGCGAGAGGGTGCCTAAACGATCTAGAGACACAAAAACTCCATTCAAGTCTGACAGAAATCCGGCTTTAACTGTAATACCTGAGATTATACCTGCAGTTGATCCGTTTTCAACTCCTGCGGAACATAAGCTTTCAAGGCTTCAAAATTGGATGACATTAAAGCCCGGCATGCATGAAAC GTCCCTATCAATCAATGATAATAAGATAAGGAAATCTTTCTTTCAAAGCATGGAAAATGCAAAAAAGGACCTTAAGAAAGAG CACATTGATGGAGCCTTTGCAATGCTAAATTGCAGAAGAAATGAGAATGCTGCTTGGTTCCACAACTACAAGATTCCAAAGGCGTGCTTCCTACCTATGGAGTTCTTGCATTGCTTGCTCTCTGATGATTTGGCttacaagaaagaaaaggtcaaaggtaaaaagattttcaacgatttatttaaagatactGTGAGAGGGAAGGTATATCCAGAGAAGACATGGGGAGAAGATGTTGATGTTGTGTATGGGATTACTCTTGGAAAAAAAAGCAATGTCTGGATTGGGATGGAAattcatttgaagaagaaaagaatcacaGTATATGATTGTTTTCAAAAGGAAAGCAACAGCATTGATATTCCTCAAGTGAAAAAGTTGGCAG TGTTGATTTCTAATCTGCTGGTGGAATCTTCTGGTGATGAGGTAGATAAGGTGAAGATGATTCCATTTGAGATTGAGCAGGCACAAGGTTTACCCAAGACAAAACATCCTTTCAACTGTGGGATATTTCTTGTCAAGATTCTGGAGTGCCAGTCATTGAAGATAGGAGACATGACAAAGATTAATGATGACAATGCATTGGAGCTAAGGAGAACCTTGTCTTGTGAGATCTTCAACCAATTTGTGGATGAGAGCTTTGGGAAATGA